TATGTTTAAAGTTTTATTAGTTGGAAACTCGGAAATGTGCGACTTGGAAACCGGTTGTAGAATGATGAGGTCAGAGTTTACCACGTGGAAAGTATCCAAATAAACCAATAGGGAAGctctacacaacaacaacaaaaccctAAGCACATTTTTGCTGGGAGGTTccgagttgtcttgaacgcaggCCAATTATTCTCAATCTGTGTGTTTTTTCGGGGCATCGGCTGAATTGCGAACTACGCAAGGACAACGGAATGTTTAGGGTGTTGCTGACACGGGGATGCCTTTCACATGATACTACCTCAAAATGCCTTTGTCGTCATGGTTGGTGAGTGACCTGATGCTCGGGTAGCTTGGAATAGTAACCTAAACCAGCACAAAGGCAAAAGCTTTACCCCATCTACTGACCATATTATTTTAAGTTAGGGTAGGCCTATCACATATGGGTGGAATTTTTCAACCTACTAAAAGATGAGTTGCTACAGGTGTCATCATTAAAATGTCCCCATCCCACTCCCCAGAAAATATGCGCTTGCGCGACTAGGCATGCTTCTATTATTTATTTAGCCTACAGTCTGTTATTGCTGGGCTTCGACACAAGGTGGCATCGTCATCCATGTATTTGTAGCCTTCTTTCAAAAAACCTCTACCTTTATGAAAGTATTGCGTTGTAATCTCAGGAGGTGAAATCTGAAATTGTTAAACCTATAGGCCTACTAACTCTCCACTGAACATAGCATGTCAATTGTAGTTATTCGTTTGTGCATTTATTTATTAGCCTACTTTAAATAGTTACTAGCCCTAGTTCAATAGTTTTAAACATCGAAATAGTCATTCGCAGCCTATAAAATAAGATGCTCATTCAATATTACTAGGCTACACCATTTTAAGTGATCAATATCTTACACAGCCTTACATATGGCGTTTGCTTTAAACCTATGCTTTAATCTCTATACATTTTCGTTATCATCATCTGGTCTGGAATATTCTCACGCCTATAATAATCCACAGGCCTATTGTTGAATCGATTCAAATCAGAATTACGCAAAGGTTATAAGATCtataaaaatatatttcgatGTGCATGTCGATAAGGATGACCATATAGTAACGTGCATGTGGCCACCATAATTATAAATGTGCATTTTGTTTGGCATGGCTCGAATGGGGTGGAGCGTATGGTATAGTGTGGGAGGGAGGCAGGTTACTGCGCTGTTTAGCGGTCTGCTCCTTCATTCTCTCAGCAGTGTGTATGCAGCGACCGCAGGGGTAGGAGCGTTTATGCCGTGACGCACCATAGAGCTCATAACATCAACTCAAATATAGCTGCGATAACTTTAACGTTGTGTATGGACGCAGTGTAGGCATATCTCAGGATTACCAGAACTCACCCACAACCTCGGGTTTGGATTTATTTGTGTTCTTCATTCCCGGACCTGAGGCTATTTTTTTTGGACAGCCCAACGGGTGGAGACGCGGGTGAGACAAGTGCGCAGTGCTCACGGGAAAAACAGCAGCGAGACCGCAAGGAGGGTGTTGTAACCCACCAATATTCGTCCTTAAGCTGTTCGGTGAGTGTGAGGAATTCGACTGTTGCAAAATGGAATCTTAACTGGAGTGTGTGAGGAGAATTCTAATGACCACCGCGCTGCGTCCTACAGACGCGGACACTGTCCCCCAATGTTGCTGAGGGCAAAACAAGGATCAACCAGCCAGAGCGCACGGCGGGCCTGTAAACACCTTGACGTTTGTTGATATTATTTTTGTGGATTCATCGAAGAGCCTATTGAACATTAAAACGCTATAGCTGATTAGGCCATCTGATAGGTGCTACAGAAAGGAGCCAGGCGTTCCTCTCAACTGTTATTGAAAATGGGCAACAGTTTCTCCAACATATCTGCTTTCCAATCCCTACACATTGTGATGCTGGGTTTGGATTCCGCTGGCAAAACGACTGTTCTTTATCGTCTGAAATTCAACGAATTCGTAAACACTGTGCCAACAATTGGATTCAACACTGAGAAAATCAAACTGAGTAATGGTACGGCGAAGGGGATCAGTTGTCACTTCTGGGACGTCGGAGGTCAGGAGAAGCTGCGGCCCCTATGGAAATCCTACAGTCGGTGCACGGACGGCATCATTTATGTGGTGGACTCAGTGGACGTTGACCGGTTGGAGGAGGCTAAAACAGAACTGCATAAAGTCACCAAATTCGCAGAGAACCAGGGGACACCTCTTCTGGTGATAGCCAACAAGCAGGACCTGCCCAAATCTCTTCCAGTCGCAGACATTGAAAAACAGCTGGCTCTCCACGAGCTCACTCCATCCACCGCATACCACGTCCAACCTTGCTGCGCCATAATTGGCGAGGGACTTCACGAGGGTATGGACAAACTATACGAGATGATAGTAAAGCGGAGAAAATCTTTAAAGCAAAAGAAGAAACGATAATGACCGCCCATGGGTCGTAGCCTATATGGACCATGCTTTACGCAAAATTACTATATCTAAATGCTATTCGGGTATGCCGATGTTGCCCTAAAATGACGTTTATTTTGCGGTGATTTTTGTATTTCCTTTCATTGGGTTATTGTCAAAGTTGCTGACGCTATGAACCCTATTAGCTGAATGATGCTTTTGCACGCAAGAGGGTGCCTCTATGGGTGCAAGATGTATACCAAGGTTAACCAACAAAAACTTGAAATTACTTTTATCATAGGAACAAAAGCATTGATAAATGAAAACGGGCTGGCCCGTTATTTGCTGCTTTACGATAGATTCTAAACCTGTAGCTCAACATGTTATTTTGAAGGAGCATCTAATAGCCTACCTATAGGCCTACAGCGATGGACTATGGACATCCTATCCACACGTCTTCACGGAGTGCTTCTTCGGACAGCAAGTTTTACTTTGCACGTTAAGTGGATGTGGGTCACAATGAAATGGACCCTGATCATTCAGAGTAAGAACAAACAGATGTCTGTGTTATGACAGTCTCACCTCAGCCCCTGTGTCGTATATTAATGCAGATGTCAACAAGGCTTTGGAGTGTTGAATTAGCCTTTACTATGCGTGGTGGACTAAGGGTAACATTGCCTGCAACGTGGTCCACTACTTTGCACTTTTCATTTCCTATCAAAATAGTAGAGTACTACACTGTATAGCAAAACACAGGCTGTTTATGTACCTGAAAGCCAAAATTGAAGTATTTTTTTTGGAatattaaaatatataaaaatgcaTTGTGATTGATTTACTTTTATTTACATGATGGGATATAGGAATTCTAGTTCTAACCTACAGGAAGAGCATAACGATGTCAACAGCTGACCAGGGTGATGGTGATCAACCAGAGGTGAACTATTGACCTGGCCTGATGGATTGGTTTGTTTCTAGTACGTCTCCCCTGAGAGAACCTCACACTCTATAGGTGTTTAACAGGGAGGGGGATTGAAGGGGTGGTCATACATCTCCCCTGAGAGAACCTCAAAGGGAGGGGGACTGAAGGGGTGGTCACCCAGTTCAATGACTAGTCTATCAGAGAGCTAATGGGTATCTATCTATTCAATGCTGATCTGCCAGACATTAGTTACTCCCAATCTAGAGGGTACTGTGTAGCCTAATCATATTAAGATTTAAAATGTGTGACTAATTTGAGCTCACAAACCACAAGGATGGGTATGATGTTTCAGGCCATAGAATGGAGGTGTTTTGGATAGAACTACCTGTTAGAATGGAGGTGTTTTGGATAGACCTACCTGTTAGAATGGATGTGTTTTGGATAGGCCTACCTGTTAGAATGGATGTGTTTTGGATAGTCCTACCTGTTAGAATGGATGTGTTTTGGATAGGCCTACCTGTTAGAATGGATGTGTTTTGGATAGTCCTACCTGTTAGAATGGTGTTTTTTTTGGGATAGTCCTACCTGTTAGAATGAATGTGTTTTGGATAGCCCTACCTGTTAGAATGGATGTGTTTTGGATAGTCCTGCCTGTTAGAATGGGTGTGTTTTGGATAGTCCTGCCTGTTAGAATGGATGTGTTTTGGATAGTCCTACCTGTTAGAATGGATGTGTTTTGGATAGTCCTACCTGTTAGAATGGATGTGTTTTGGATAGTCCTGCCTGTTAGAATGGGTGTGTTTTGGATAGTCCTGCCTGTTAGAATGGATGTGTTTTGGATAGTCCTACCTGTTAGAATGGATGTGTTTTGGATAGTCCTACCTGTTAGAATGGAGGTGTTTTGGATAGTCCTACCTGTTGGTGTTGGATGAGTTTCAACCTTCTTTTGCTTTCCCAGCCCACCAATCAAAGCAAGGGTTCATTTGTGTGTAATTTATAGAGCTGCAGTGCAGAGTCAGATGTCTTCGTGCACAGGCACCCTGTGAGGTAGCAGTAACTGATTGTGTGTGTGAACAAGAGTTTGAAATGGTTGAGTTTCCAATCACTCTCAGTTAAGGCAACCACACAGAcattctctgtct
The Coregonus clupeaformis isolate EN_2021a chromosome 40, ASM2061545v1, whole genome shotgun sequence genome window above contains:
- the LOC121555073 gene encoding ADP-ribosylation factor-like protein 4C: MGNSFSNISAFQSLHIVMLGLDSAGKTTVLYRLKFNEFVNTVPTIGFNTEKIKLSNGTAKGISCHFWDVGGQEKLRPLWKSYSRCTDGIIYVVDSVDVDRLEEAKTELHKVTKFAENQGTPLLVIANKQDLPKSLPVADIEKQLALHELTPSTAYHVQPCCAIIGEGLHEGMDKLYEMIVKRRKSLKQKKKR